In one window of Gemmatimonadaceae bacterium DNA:
- a CDS encoding VOC family protein, with product MMTAASPTMQTLAPVLIVDAVEPCLEFWATKLGFAKANEVPGPDGKLVFASVKKDGVEIMYQTRASVIADSPAQAAELTGHSVALFLTVASLADLSAAEQALAGAPVVKAKHETFYGSTEFYVREPGGNVVGFASF from the coding sequence ATGATGACCGCCGCTTCGCCAACGATGCAAACGCTGGCTCCCGTTCTGATCGTCGACGCCGTCGAACCATGTCTCGAGTTCTGGGCGACGAAGCTCGGCTTCGCCAAGGCGAACGAGGTGCCTGGGCCGGACGGTAAGCTGGTCTTCGCCAGCGTGAAGAAGGATGGCGTCGAGATCATGTACCAGACGCGCGCCAGCGTAATCGCCGACAGCCCGGCGCAAGCCGCGGAGCTCACCGGCCACAGTGTGGCGCTCTTCCTCACCGTCGCGTCGCTCGCCGATCTCTCGGCGGCGGAACAGGCTCTCGCCGGCGCGCCGGTCGTGAAGGCGAAGCACGAGACGTTCTACGGATCGACGGAGTTCTACGTCCGCGAACCCGGCGGCAACGTCGTGGGGTTTGCTTCCTTCTGA
- a CDS encoding helix-turn-helix transcriptional regulator, producing the protein MPKSRAVTLADLVVLSLLCEGPRHGYDLWAELERRQVAKWASISKPQVYYSLRKLAAGKHIVSARDDDAAQGPERRVYKPSESGRRMLSDALAQARWSTQRPPDPFLTWMVLSWQARPRDFTAQIVRRRKFLEQQLEEDRAALDAVIAETSPTSDAALVVRLGIKQFETELAWLDDVAARHRPG; encoded by the coding sequence ATGCCAAAGAGCCGCGCCGTCACGTTGGCCGATCTCGTGGTTCTCTCGCTGTTGTGCGAGGGGCCGCGCCATGGCTACGACCTCTGGGCCGAGCTCGAGCGACGGCAGGTCGCGAAATGGGCCAGCATCTCCAAGCCGCAGGTCTACTACTCGCTGCGCAAACTCGCCGCCGGAAAACACATCGTTTCGGCGCGCGACGACGACGCGGCGCAGGGGCCGGAGCGGCGAGTCTACAAACCGAGCGAGTCGGGGCGCCGCATGCTCTCCGACGCGTTGGCGCAGGCGCGGTGGTCGACGCAACGGCCGCCGGATCCGTTCCTCACGTGGATGGTGCTCTCGTGGCAAGCACGCCCCCGGGACTTCACAGCGCAGATCGTGCGGCGGCGAAAGTTCCTCGAGCAGCAATTGGAGGAAGACCGCGCCGCGCTCGATGCGGTCATCGCCGAGACGTCACCGACGTCCGACGCCGCGCTCGTCGTGAGACTCGGGATCAAGCAATTCGAGACCGAGCTCGCGTGGCTCGA